A segment of the Methanomassiliicoccaceae archaeon DOK genome:
GCGCTCCCGCCTTCGCCGGACGTTTCGTCCCCGGAACCCTGACCAACCCCACCAACCCTGCCTTCATCGAGCCCGAGATCATCGTCATCACCGATCCCGCCGCCGACAAGCAGGCCCTCAACGAGGCCCTCAACCTCGGAATTCCGATCATCGCCATGTGCGACGCCAACAACGAGACCCGCAACGTCGATCTCGTCATCCCCACCAACAACAAGGGAAGGCGCGCGCTCGCCTGCATCTACTGGCTCCTGTCCAGGCAGGTCCTCTTCGAGAGGGGCGACCTCAAGGACCCCGAGGACTTCAACATGGAGATCGAGGACTTCGAGGCCAAGCTGGTCTGAATTCAGATACAAACAAACTTCTTCTCAAACCCCTTTCCACCTTCTCATGAGACAGCCTGCAGTGGCGGGACGCTTCTATCCCGACGATCCGGAAGATTTGGAGGAGATGATATCCTGGTGCTTCACGCACAGGCTCGGCCCCGGGCTCCCGGCACGCGTCGGGGACTCCAGGAGGATCTCAGGGGCCATGGCTCCCCACGCCGGATACATGTGTTCGGGGATGACCGCCGCGCGCACCTACAGGGCGCTGAAGGAGGACGGGCTGCCGGAGCTCTACGTGATCATCGGTCCCGACCACTACGGCACGGCCATGGGCAGGACCGTTATCTGTTCGGAGGATTTCGCGACCCCGCTGGGTGTGTGCAGGAGCGACAGGGAGGTGTGCTCGAGACTTGCCAGAAGGTTCCCGGACGATCCGCGTGCCCATTCCAGGGAGCATGCGATCGAGGTCCAGGTCCCGTTCATACAGTACATCGACCCCGATCCAAGGATAGTCGCGGTGACCATGGGGGTCCAGTCTCCCGGAAGCGCGGCGGAGCTGGCACAGGCCCTGAGGGAGGCTTGCGCCGACCGCGACACCGTGGTGATTGCGTCCACGGACATGTCACACTACATCCCCAAGTCGGAGGCCGCCAGGCTCGACGGAATGGTGCTAGACAGGGTCTCGGAGATGGATGTGGAGGGTATGTACAGGACGGTTTACGGGAGCAGGGTGACCATGTGCGGATACGGCCCGACAGCCGTGGCCATGCTGTTCTCGGAGGGTTGCGAATCCCGGATGCTCGGTCATACAGACTCATACGATGCGTTGGGGATGGATCC
Coding sequences within it:
- the amrB gene encoding AmmeMemoRadiSam system protein B; its protein translation is MRQPAVAGRFYPDDPEDLEEMISWCFTHRLGPGLPARVGDSRRISGAMAPHAGYMCSGMTAARTYRALKEDGLPELYVIIGPDHYGTAMGRTVICSEDFATPLGVCRSDREVCSRLARRFPDDPRAHSREHAIEVQVPFIQYIDPDPRIVAVTMGVQSPGSAAELAQALREACADRDTVVIASTDMSHYIPKSEAARLDGMVLDRVSEMDVEGMYRTVYGSRVTMCGYGPTAVAMLFSEGCESRMLGHTDSYDALGMDPDAVVGYASAVFERRN
- a CDS encoding 30S ribosomal protein S2; its protein translation is MTDEEIQPVNNGDLLVAEDIYLTSGVHIGTQQKSADMKDFIYKVRQDGLYVLDVKKTDERIRAAASFLSRYDPKRILVVSARQYGQKPAREFSKAIGAPAFAGRFVPGTLTNPTNPAFIEPEIIVITDPAADKQALNEALNLGIPIIAMCDANNETRNVDLVIPTNNKGRRALACIYWLLSRQVLFERGDLKDPEDFNMEIEDFEAKLV